From Gimesia panareensis, the proteins below share one genomic window:
- a CDS encoding L,D-transpeptidase family protein, with protein MRSRSRGRWITPFRFIMVTGLGILVTVGWKFNLLPFQVSSAPTGALHEQDTSSAKTTPQEAEYKEPVLEEATILAQSEPPAEELTEGDDNQRRFRKHDIEMPKVYTRTITGSVVEADTEVDPLFTETEPPAQFKGAARPMQRLPQPTEQVPDPGAPAKLNPPEGIKRASNPVIKTAKHASFKEEIGAEEAKKALPDLIAIDELIQQRKIIEAHKRLSKIYWEQPNMYPVIKSRIAETARMIYFAPQPHFMKPYEIEPGDQLRKVAQKYEITWEYLAKLNQIDPKRIRPGQKLKVIKGPFHVFVDLSDFTLTVHSHGYFVKRYSIGTGKDHSTPTGKFVVKDKLVDPTYYGPDGVIANDDPTNPLGERWIDIGDSYGIHGTIDPSSIGKAESKGCVRMQNDDVAEVYDLLGVGSEVVIRP; from the coding sequence ATGCGAAGCCGTAGCCGGGGTCGATGGATTACTCCTTTTCGTTTCATCATGGTAACCGGACTGGGAATTCTGGTCACGGTGGGCTGGAAATTCAATCTGCTGCCGTTTCAGGTAAGCAGTGCACCGACGGGCGCCCTGCACGAACAGGACACTTCGTCTGCAAAGACCACACCGCAAGAGGCTGAGTATAAAGAACCGGTGCTGGAAGAAGCCACGATTCTCGCGCAGTCGGAACCTCCCGCAGAAGAACTGACCGAGGGGGACGACAACCAGCGCAGGTTCCGGAAACACGATATTGAAATGCCCAAGGTTTACACGCGTACGATCACCGGATCGGTTGTCGAGGCGGATACGGAGGTCGATCCCCTGTTCACGGAAACCGAACCTCCCGCGCAGTTCAAAGGGGCCGCGCGGCCGATGCAGCGTTTACCGCAGCCGACAGAGCAGGTGCCTGATCCCGGTGCACCGGCAAAGTTGAATCCGCCGGAAGGGATCAAGCGGGCGAGCAATCCAGTGATCAAGACCGCGAAGCATGCCAGCTTTAAAGAAGAAATCGGAGCGGAGGAAGCGAAAAAAGCGTTGCCGGACCTGATCGCGATCGACGAACTGATTCAGCAGCGGAAGATCATCGAAGCGCACAAGCGGCTTTCCAAGATTTACTGGGAGCAGCCGAACATGTATCCGGTGATCAAATCACGCATTGCAGAGACCGCGCGGATGATTTACTTCGCGCCGCAACCGCATTTCATGAAGCCTTATGAAATTGAACCCGGCGATCAACTGCGCAAAGTCGCGCAGAAGTATGAGATCACCTGGGAATACCTGGCGAAACTGAACCAGATCGATCCGAAACGCATTCGTCCCGGTCAGAAGCTGAAAGTGATCAAAGGTCCCTTTCATGTGTTTGTCGACTTAAGCGACTTCACACTCACGGTGCATTCACACGGCTATTTCGTGAAACGCTACAGTATCGGCACCGGGAAGGATCATTCCACCCCGACCGGAAAGTTTGTCGTGAAAGACAAGCTGGTCGACCCGACTTACTATGGACCGGATGGTGTGATTGCCAACGATGATCCGACGAATCCCCTGGGCGAACGCTGGATTGATATTGGCGACAGTTACGGGATTCACGGCACGATTGATCCTTCGTCGATCGGTAAAGCCGAGTCCAAAGGCTGTGTACGGATGCAGAATGATGATGTCGCCGAGGTCTACGATCTGCTGGGGGTAGGCTCGGAAGTCGTGATTCGCCCCTGA
- a CDS encoding ABC transporter permease codes for MNTLTIAWKSIKQRRLASALTALSVALGVTLMISVLVINGVIDKMFNQTASGYDLIVGPKGSALQLVLNTVFRVGAPIENLPYRYYEELKKDPRIEEAIPFAIGDVTEEGGFPIVGTIPRYFALEYIPGRHFRINKDGKFLPGTWDAVIGSAVARQNNWKMGDEFQLIHGSAESGHVHDEKFKIVGILAPTGTPNDRTVFVNLRGFYQVSGHEKPLEEALRREAAFFGEKIDEAKLKQILKEHEGHDHHDHSGHDHGHDHGHEVPDAQKEVTAILVQMKGDRLRGFSTIKFQSELKEGNKAQAVNPIQQISWLMTNIVGNVRTMLIILTGLIIIVSGVSIFVSIYNSMSDRKREIAIMRALGAGRTTVFTIILSESVLLCLGGGILGILLGHGLVFAAAPIIEARSGLLINPFAFSSVELILLPVLVVLASLVGFIPAMTAYRTDVASTLSDT; via the coding sequence ATGAATACACTGACTATCGCCTGGAAAAGTATCAAACAACGTCGCCTCGCCTCTGCCCTGACGGCACTCAGCGTGGCACTGGGCGTGACACTGATGATCTCTGTTCTGGTCATCAACGGGGTGATCGACAAAATGTTCAACCAGACCGCCAGCGGCTACGACCTGATCGTCGGCCCCAAAGGGAGTGCGCTGCAGCTCGTGTTGAATACGGTCTTCCGTGTCGGTGCCCCGATTGAGAATCTCCCCTACCGGTATTACGAAGAACTGAAAAAAGATCCCCGCATCGAAGAAGCCATCCCCTTCGCCATCGGCGACGTCACCGAGGAAGGCGGCTTTCCGATTGTGGGAACCATTCCCCGCTACTTCGCCCTGGAATACATTCCCGGTCGGCACTTTCGCATCAACAAGGATGGGAAATTCCTCCCCGGGACCTGGGACGCCGTCATCGGCTCAGCCGTCGCCCGGCAGAACAACTGGAAGATGGGCGACGAATTTCAACTGATCCACGGTTCCGCAGAGAGCGGCCACGTCCACGATGAAAAATTCAAAATCGTCGGCATCCTCGCACCAACGGGCACTCCCAACGATCGCACCGTCTTCGTGAACCTGCGGGGTTTTTATCAGGTCTCCGGTCACGAAAAACCGCTGGAAGAAGCCCTCCGCCGTGAAGCTGCTTTCTTCGGTGAAAAAATCGACGAAGCAAAGCTTAAGCAGATCCTCAAAGAGCACGAAGGCCACGATCATCACGATCACAGCGGCCATGATCATGGACACGACCACGGTCACGAAGTCCCCGATGCACAGAAAGAAGTCACCGCGATCCTCGTGCAGATGAAAGGGGATCGCCTGCGCGGTTTCTCGACGATCAAGTTCCAGTCCGAACTGAAGGAAGGCAATAAGGCCCAGGCCGTCAATCCGATTCAGCAGATCAGCTGGCTGATGACCAACATCGTCGGGAACGTACGCACGATGCTCATCATCCTGACCGGCCTGATCATCATCGTCTCCGGTGTGAGTATCTTCGTCAGTATTTACAACTCGATGTCCGACCGCAAACGCGAGATCGCCATCATGCGTGCCCTGGGGGCGGGACGTACGACGGTCTTCACCATCATTCTCAGTGAATCAGTACTGCTCTGCCTGGGCGGAGGCATCCTGGGCATCCTCCTCGGTCACGGACTCGTCTTCGCCGCCGCTCCGATTATCGAAGCCCGCAGCGGACTGTTGATCAACCCGTTTGCCTTCAGCTCGGTCGAACTGATCCTGCTCCCCGTCCTGGTCGTCCTCGCGTCGCTGGTCGGCTTCATCCCCGCGATGACCGCCTACCGCACCGACGTCGCCAGCACGCTCAGCGATACCTGA
- a CDS encoding ABC transporter ATP-binding protein → MSLLLENVKKSYREPDGSTLPILDIERFELKEKEQVVLIGESGSGKSTLLNVISGITAADSGKVTIAGTEIVSMPEVVRDRFRAERIGFVFQTFNLLPAFSALENVLLGMSFSRKKASRERAKELLALVGLEHRLNHRPKQMSVGEQQRVAVARALANQPRLLLADEPTANVDVANQETILKLLRDACTQHQISMLMVTHSREVASQFERVETLTDFNKVHAQV, encoded by the coding sequence ATGTCCCTGTTATTGGAAAATGTCAAAAAGAGTTACCGCGAACCGGATGGCTCGACGCTCCCCATTCTGGATATTGAACGGTTTGAACTCAAGGAAAAGGAGCAGGTCGTCCTCATCGGCGAGAGTGGCTCGGGAAAATCAACCCTGCTCAATGTCATATCCGGCATCACCGCTGCCGACAGCGGCAAAGTCACGATCGCGGGTACCGAAATCGTCTCCATGCCCGAAGTCGTCCGCGACCGCTTTCGTGCTGAACGCATCGGCTTCGTCTTCCAGACCTTCAATCTGCTCCCCGCCTTCTCGGCCCTGGAGAACGTGCTGCTGGGCATGAGCTTCTCACGGAAAAAAGCGAGCCGCGAACGGGCGAAAGAGCTGCTGGCACTCGTCGGCCTGGAACATCGACTCAATCACCGTCCCAAACAGATGTCCGTCGGAGAACAGCAGCGCGTCGCCGTGGCCCGCGCACTGGCCAATCAGCCCCGTCTGCTGCTGGCCGACGAACCGACGGCAAACGTCGATGTCGCTAACCAGGAAACCATTCTCAAACTCCTCCGCGACGCCTGCACCCAGCACCAGATCTCCATGCTGATGGTCACGCACTCACGCGAAGTCGCCAGCCAGTTTGAACGGGTCGAAACTTTGACCGATTTCAATAAAGTACACGCTCAGGTTTAA